Genomic DNA from Paucilactobacillus hokkaidonensis JCM 18461:
TCTTGAGCGACTTGGACGCTATCTAAAGAAACTAAAATTAAACTGAGCGAAACATTTATTCATTTTGGTGGACCTCTCTCATCTAATTGTAATAATTAAACCAGCTTTTCCCTTACTTGTCAAACTCGAATTTTGATTACAACTGGTGTAAACTAAATTAGAAAATAATGAGAAGAGGTCTCTAACTTGGAGAAACAAACCAAAATTAAATTACTGCAATCATTAATCCAAATCAATTCTGCCAATGGCAATGAGCAAGAAATGGCTGAATTCATCGCTGCCACTTTTGCTAAATACAATATTCAATCAGACTTAATTCCTTACGCTGAGCATCGAAGCAGTATCATCGCCGAAATTGGTCCCAAAGATAGCTCGTTTGTTTTAGCGTTGTCATCACACTTAGATACGGTAGCAGTTGGTGACCCTAATAATTGGCAACATGATCCATTTAGTGGTGAAATCATCGATGACTCAATTTATGGTCGTGGTTCTGCGGACATGAAATCTGGAATGGCAGCCATGATCATCGCAATGATTGAATTAAAAGAATCACAGATCACATTGACTGGCCGCGTACGCTTCATTGGCACTGTTGGTGAAGAATTGGGTGCGATGGGAGCTCGGGAGCTAACTAAGCACGGCTATGTCCACGACGTTAGTGCTATGATCCTGGGAGAACCAACCGGCGGTAACATTATTTATGCGCACAGCGGTTCGATCGACTATACTGTTAACTCACATGGAACCGGTGCGCATAGTTCCATGCCGGAGCGTGGTAACAATGCGATTACCAATTTAGTCGACTTTATCAATGCCGAAAAATCTGCCTTTGATGATGCGCCTGATAGTCCAGTATTGGGACCTTTAATCCATAGTGTTACCGTTATTAATGGTGGCCAACAAGTTAATAGCATCCCCGAATTTGCAACCTTACAAGGAAATATTCGTCCAGTACCAGAATTCAATGCCAACCAATCTATCCAACGGCTACAAGAAATAATTGATCAACTAAATCAACAGCCACAAAACCACTTGGAGCTGCAGGTCGACTTTAGCTTTGATCCCGTCGTTAATGATCCTAATGATCCATTTGTAACTAGTATCAAAAAGGCTCGGCAACAGGCTTTTGGTGATGCTCCTACGCTTGATATTATCCATGGTGCTACCGATGCTTCTGAATACGTCAAAGACTCGCATTCATTTCCAAAAATTGTGCTCGGTGCCGGTGAATGGAATGACGCTCATAGCATTGATGAATCTGTTAGCATTAATAACTTTTTGAAGGTAAGCGAGACGTACTTGCAGGTTATTAAACAAGAATGTGTTTCTTAGTAATGAAATTAAAAGGAAGCAATCAACGTGGCCAGTAAATATTTACAAGCTAATGATGAAGTGACACCAGAGATCCAAACGATCATTGATGGAGCTGTCGCAGGAACAACTAAAATGATAAAATCAAAAAATACAGATGCTTTGTTTTCTGACTTAGACATTTAGAATTAAAAACAGTAGTAAGGAAAAGCGTCTCACGGCGTCAACAGAAAATAGTTTCGTTTGGTATCACAGTGTTACGCATATGTATTTTACGGTTTATAATATATGTAGAGGATGGTGAACTTTAATATGGCTCTAAAAAATAATAAGACTACCACTAGTGAACGGATAGATTCTAGGCTAAAAATGGTCAAAGAAGATACCCTTTCTTTCCAGCCAGAAGGGTCTCCTTTGGATCAAGCCATCAATCAAATTAAAAATGGGAAGGGCAAATCGTTTAATAACGTTGATGCGCTAATGCTGGACTTGAATAGTGACGGTGCTGATAATTAACCATGCTGATCTTAAATGTAATATCTCTTATTTGTATAGATTAAATGCGTTCGCAACCGCAGATGGCTACGTGTAACAAAATAATGACCCTCACATGGACAGTTCACCATGTAACATCCCGCTATTTTTATAGATTAAACGCGTTCGCAACCGCAGAAGCCTACATGTAACAACAAAATGCCACTGATGAATGGTCAAAGTTCGACCATTCATCAGTGGCATTTTACCGTTACACTCCAGCTTCTAACCGCGGTTGCTCACGCTCTGATTTGTCCATTCCCATAAATAATATACTTACTTGAGGTCAACTCATTTAATCCCATTGGCCCTCTAGCATGTAACTTTTGGGTGCTAATTCCAATTTCTGCTCCAAAACCAAATTTAAATCCATCTGTGAACCTTGTTGACGCATTAACATAGACGCACGCTGCATCGATCTGTTGCAAAAATTGCTGACTATTTTCATAGTTATCAGTCACAATGGCTTCTGAATGCTTTGTATTATAGTGATTAATATGTTTGATTGCCTCATCAACCGAGTCAACGACCTTAATTGCCATAATATAATCGTTGTATTCACGACCCCAATCATCTTCGCTTGCCACACCGATTGTGGGTAAGATTTCGCGTGCCCGGTCATCACCGCGTAATTCAACGTTAAACTTAGCTAACGCCTGCGCAATAGTTGGCAAATATTGCTTAGCAACTGCTGAATGAATTACTAATTTTTCCGCTGCATTACATACCGATGGGCGCTGCGTTTTAGCATTAACCACAATGTCTGTCGCCATCTTTAACTGTGCAAATTCATCTACATAAATATGACAATTACCTGCACCAGTCTCAATCACTGGAACCTTTGCATGTTGCACCACAGATTTAATAAGCCGCGAACTACCACGTGGAATTAACACATCTAAATACTCTGTTAGTTCCATTAATTTTTGCGCCGTTTCATGCGAAGTATCATGCAAAATCTGAACTGCAGCCTCATTCAATTGCTTGTCGCGCAACACAGTTTGCAAACACTCTACTAAATAACTATTTGTCTGTAGTGCTTCCTTGCCACCACGTAAAACAACCGTATTACCACTTTTAAATGTTAAGGCAAATGCATCGACCGTCACATTAGGTCGGGCTTCATAGATAATCCCGATCACACCTATTGGCACTCGTTGCTTTCCAATCTGCAAGCCGTCTTCCGTGCGCCACATTTTATCCACATTCCCGATTGGATCCGGTAAAGCGGCCACCTGCTCTAGTCCCTGCGCCATTTGTTCAATTCGTTCTTCATTCAAAGTTAACCGATCAACAAAATTAGCTGGAATATC
This window encodes:
- a CDS encoding glutamate-5-semialdehyde dehydrogenase; protein product: MDNLEQIGQAAQQAEQQLSQMKTSEKNDVLRAMAKKLRQQQDEIIKVNQNDLATATDIPANFVDRLTLNEERIEQMAQGLEQVAALPDPIGNVDKMWRTEDGLQIGKQRVPIGVIGIIYEARPNVTVDAFALTFKSGNTVVLRGGKEALQTNSYLVECLQTVLRDKQLNEAAVQILHDTSHETAQKLMELTEYLDVLIPRGSSRLIKSVVQHAKVPVIETGAGNCHIYVDEFAQLKMATDIVVNAKTQRPSVCNAAEKLVIHSAVAKQYLPTIAQALAKFNVELRGDDRAREILPTIGVASEDDWGREYNDYIMAIKVVDSVDEAIKHINHYNTKHSEAIVTDNYENSQQFLQQIDAACVYVNASTRFTDGFKFGFGAEIGISTQKLHARGPMGLNELTSSKYIIYGNGQIRA
- a CDS encoding ArgE/DapE family deacylase, encoding MEKQTKIKLLQSLIQINSANGNEQEMAEFIAATFAKYNIQSDLIPYAEHRSSIIAEIGPKDSSFVLALSSHLDTVAVGDPNNWQHDPFSGEIIDDSIYGRGSADMKSGMAAMIIAMIELKESQITLTGRVRFIGTVGEELGAMGARELTKHGYVHDVSAMILGEPTGGNIIYAHSGSIDYTVNSHGTGAHSSMPERGNNAITNLVDFINAEKSAFDDAPDSPVLGPLIHSVTVINGGQQVNSIPEFATLQGNIRPVPEFNANQSIQRLQEIIDQLNQQPQNHLELQVDFSFDPVVNDPNDPFVTSIKKARQQAFGDAPTLDIIHGATDASEYVKDSHSFPKIVLGAGEWNDAHSIDESVSINNFLKVSETYLQVIKQECVS